The Haloplanus sp. CK5-1 genome contains a region encoding:
- the cyaB gene encoding class IV adenylate cyclase: MYEVELKVRAGHEAVRQRLSSLGAEDAGTVRQIDTYYDAPHRDFAETDEALRIRREEGEDGSTTRVTYKGPLVEAESKSRREIETGVDDADDLDSILDALGFSPAAVVEKERERYVLDDYTVTLDSIADLGEFVEVEHEALESDLESTREGAADRLRDLGLDPDEQIRTSYLGLLLDSSQ; this comes from the coding sequence ATGTACGAGGTCGAACTGAAGGTCCGCGCGGGCCACGAGGCGGTCCGGCAGCGCCTGTCGTCGCTCGGCGCGGAGGACGCCGGGACGGTCAGGCAGATCGACACCTACTACGACGCCCCCCATCGTGACTTCGCCGAGACCGACGAGGCCCTCCGGATCCGCCGCGAGGAGGGTGAGGACGGGTCGACGACCCGCGTCACCTACAAGGGACCGCTCGTCGAGGCGGAATCGAAGTCCCGGCGCGAGATCGAGACCGGCGTCGACGACGCCGACGACTTGGATTCGATCCTCGACGCACTCGGCTTCTCGCCCGCCGCCGTCGTCGAGAAGGAGCGCGAACGCTACGTCCTCGACGACTACACCGTCACGCTCGACAGTATCGCGGACCTCGGCGAGTTCGTCGAAGTCGAACACGAAGCTCTCGAATCCGACCTCGAATCGACCCGCGAAGGGGCCGCCGATCGCCTGCGTGACCTCGGTCTCGATCCGGACGAACAGATCCGAACCTCGTATCTCGGCCTCCTTCTAGATTCTTCCCAGTAA